Proteins found in one Mycobacteriales bacterium genomic segment:
- a CDS encoding maleylpyruvate isomerase family mycothiol-dependent enzyme has product MSATTEDSTAGAGRARRDWWVAALRREGATFADAAKAADPDDDVPTCPGWDVRRLVSHLSRVHRSATTGVLDGTVEPPALASRPPEDDSKVLAWYGEGLEKLLQVFTDAEPHLDDFWPRRMAHETTVHRFDAELSAYSKAGGFDPELAADGVGEVVESMLQLRAGDEPLASAMGDVLVECTDTGDRWLVSLTPGRVTAARAEQRPRRVDARIAGPAADLYLVLWGRLPLDPVEPGRTRRRKVEVTGDRALAELVRTG; this is encoded by the coding sequence GTGAGCGCCACGACGGAGGATTCCACCGCCGGCGCCGGCCGCGCCCGGCGGGACTGGTGGGTGGCGGCGCTGCGCCGGGAGGGCGCGACGTTCGCCGACGCCGCGAAGGCGGCCGACCCGGACGACGACGTCCCGACCTGCCCGGGCTGGGACGTCCGCCGGCTGGTCTCCCACCTGTCCCGGGTGCACCGCAGCGCGACCACCGGCGTCCTCGACGGCACCGTCGAGCCGCCCGCCCTGGCCTCGCGGCCGCCCGAGGACGACTCCAAGGTCCTGGCCTGGTACGGGGAGGGTCTGGAGAAGCTGCTGCAGGTCTTCACCGACGCCGAGCCGCACCTGGACGACTTCTGGCCCCGCCGGATGGCCCACGAGACGACCGTGCACCGCTTCGACGCGGAGCTCTCGGCGTACTCGAAGGCGGGCGGGTTCGACCCGGAGCTGGCCGCGGACGGGGTCGGCGAGGTCGTGGAGAGCATGCTGCAGCTGCGGGCCGGCGACGAACCGCTGGCCTCGGCCATGGGCGACGTGCTGGTCGAATGCACCGACACCGGCGACCGCTGGCTGGTCTCGCTCACCCCGGGCCGGGTCACCGCCGCCCGGGCCGAGCAGCGGCCGCGCCGGGTCGACGCCCGCATCGCCGGACCGGCCGCAGACCTGTATCTGGTGCTCTGGGGACGGCTGCCGCTGGACCCGGTCGAACCCGGCCGCACCCGCCGCCGGAAGGTCGAGGTGACCGGCGACCGGGCGCTCGCGGAGCTGGTCCGGACCGGCTAG
- a CDS encoding class I SAM-dependent methyltransferase, protein MRKGPRLAAGRARALGLPTRGTTAPNRLRRIDRWIVGTQSARLRDAVDPLVVDLGYGASPVTTVELAGRLADVRKDVRVLGLEIDPDRVAAAAGSADPPRLEFARGGFELAGRRPVLVRALNVLRQYEEAAAAQAWTEMCGRLAPGGLLVEGTCDEVGRRACWVALDASGPLTITLAARVADLERPSDLAERLPKALIHHNVPGQPVYDLLQALDRTWAVGAPYAAFGPRQRWVAAVERLAEEGWPVVGGRSRWRLGEVTLRWASVSSP, encoded by the coding sequence GTGAGGAAGGGGCCGCGGCTCGCGGCCGGGCGAGCCCGGGCGCTCGGCCTGCCCACCCGTGGCACCACCGCCCCCAACCGGCTGCGCCGGATCGACCGCTGGATCGTCGGCACCCAGTCGGCCCGGCTGCGGGACGCCGTCGACCCGCTGGTCGTCGACCTCGGTTACGGCGCCAGCCCGGTCACCACGGTCGAGCTGGCCGGCCGGCTGGCCGACGTCCGCAAGGACGTCCGGGTGCTCGGGCTGGAGATCGACCCGGACCGGGTCGCCGCCGCGGCCGGGAGCGCCGACCCGCCGCGGCTGGAGTTCGCCCGCGGCGGGTTCGAGCTGGCCGGCCGCCGGCCGGTGCTGGTCCGCGCCCTCAACGTGCTCCGCCAGTACGAGGAGGCGGCCGCCGCGCAGGCCTGGACCGAGATGTGCGGCCGGCTGGCCCCGGGCGGGCTGCTCGTCGAGGGCACCTGCGACGAGGTCGGCCGGCGCGCCTGCTGGGTCGCGCTGGACGCGAGCGGCCCGCTGACGATCACGCTGGCGGCCCGGGTCGCCGACCTGGAGCGGCCCAGCGACCTGGCCGAGCGGCTGCCCAAGGCGTTGATCCACCACAACGTCCCCGGTCAGCCCGTGTACGACCTGCTCCAGGCGCTCGACCGGACCTGGGCCGTCGGCGCCCCGTACGCGGCCTTCGGACCGCGGCAACGCTGGGTCGCGGCGGTCGAGCGGCTGGCCGAGGAGGGCTGGCCGGTCGTCGGCGGGCGGTCCCGGTGGCGTTTGGGCGAAGTGACGCTGCGGTGGGCGTCGGTGTCTTCTCCGTGA
- a CDS encoding UDP-N-acetylmuramate dehydrogenase, giving the protein MQVRSAVALAGLTTLRLGGPAATLVEASSADELVEAVRAADTAGEPMLLVGGGSNLVVADAGWPGRVVLIRSRGVAVESDGDTRTLTVEAGEPWDTLVARTVAEGWAGIEALSGVPGLVGASPVQNVGAYGQEVADTITRVDAYDRETGETLRLAPADCRFGYRDSLFKHTDRYVVLRVAFALRAGGKSAPRYAELARAVGDIAPPADVRAAVLRLRGGKGMVLDDADPDTWSAGSFFTNPILSAAEVAGFEARLDPGTAYPSWPAGDGRKLSAAWLIEHAGFAKGYGTGPVGISTKHTLALTNRGGGSAADLVALAREVRAGVQARFGVTLRPEPRLVGLSL; this is encoded by the coding sequence GTGCAGGTGCGGAGCGCGGTGGCGCTGGCCGGGTTGACGACGCTGCGGCTGGGTGGCCCGGCCGCCACGCTGGTCGAGGCCTCGTCGGCCGACGAGCTGGTCGAGGCGGTCCGCGCCGCCGACACCGCAGGCGAGCCGATGCTGCTGGTCGGCGGCGGGTCGAACCTCGTGGTCGCCGACGCCGGCTGGCCCGGCCGGGTCGTGCTGATCCGGTCCCGCGGCGTCGCGGTCGAGTCCGACGGCGACACCCGCACGCTCACCGTCGAGGCCGGCGAGCCCTGGGACACGCTGGTCGCCCGGACCGTGGCCGAGGGCTGGGCCGGGATCGAGGCGTTGTCCGGTGTCCCCGGCCTGGTCGGCGCGTCCCCGGTCCAGAACGTCGGCGCGTACGGCCAGGAGGTCGCGGACACGATCACCCGCGTCGACGCGTACGACCGCGAGACCGGCGAGACGCTGCGGCTGGCTCCGGCCGACTGCCGCTTCGGCTACCGCGACTCGCTGTTCAAGCACACCGACCGGTACGTCGTGCTCCGCGTCGCCTTCGCCCTGCGCGCCGGCGGCAAGTCCGCCCCGCGGTACGCCGAGCTGGCCCGGGCCGTCGGCGACATCGCCCCGCCGGCCGACGTCCGCGCGGCCGTGCTCCGGCTGCGCGGCGGCAAGGGCATGGTCCTCGACGACGCCGACCCGGACACCTGGAGCGCGGGCTCGTTCTTCACCAACCCGATCCTGTCCGCCGCCGAGGTGGCCGGCTTCGAGGCCCGGCTGGACCCGGGTACGGCGTACCCGTCCTGGCCGGCGGGGGACGGGCGGAAGCTGTCCGCGGCCTGGCTGATCGAGCACGCCGGGTTCGCCAAGGGCTACGGCACCGGTCCGGTCGGCATCTCGACCAAGCACACGCTGGCCCTGACCAACCGGGGCGGCGGCAGCGCGGCCGACCTGGTCGCGCTGGCCCGCGAGGTCCGGGCCGGGGTGCAGGCCCGCTTCGGTGTCACCCTGCGCCCGGAACCCCGCCTGGTCGGCCTCAGCCTGTAA
- a CDS encoding oxidoreductase, which produces MTMATTPAAAAGTWLLGGDLPVTRMGYGAMQLAGKGVFGPPEDPDRARAALRKAVELGVTHIDTSDFYGPYVTNEILRDTLSPYGDELVFVTKVGARRDEQGNWLHWLDPAGLRQAVEENLEHLGLDRMDVVNLRVGETDGAAQGSIAAGFEALAGLREEGLIRHLGVSNVTAAQLDEALAIAPVACVQNMFNVWSRNDDALVDRCNEQMIAYVPYFPLGSAFQPMGSTERLDGVAAKHGVSVHQVALAWLLHRSPAILVIPGSGDPAHVEDNVAAAALRLDLDDLAALEGTAG; this is translated from the coding sequence ATGACGATGGCGACGACGCCGGCCGCGGCCGCCGGTACCTGGCTGCTCGGCGGGGACCTGCCCGTGACCCGGATGGGATACGGCGCGATGCAGCTCGCGGGCAAGGGCGTGTTCGGGCCGCCCGAGGACCCGGACCGGGCCCGGGCGGCGCTGCGCAAGGCGGTCGAGCTCGGCGTCACCCACATCGACACCAGCGACTTCTACGGCCCGTACGTGACCAACGAGATCCTGCGCGACACCCTCAGCCCGTACGGGGACGAGCTGGTGTTCGTGACCAAGGTCGGCGCCCGCCGGGACGAGCAGGGCAACTGGCTGCACTGGCTGGACCCGGCCGGGCTGCGCCAGGCTGTCGAGGAGAACCTCGAGCACCTCGGGCTGGACCGGATGGACGTGGTCAACCTGCGGGTCGGCGAGACCGACGGGGCGGCCCAAGGCTCGATCGCGGCCGGGTTCGAGGCGCTGGCCGGGCTGCGCGAGGAGGGCCTGATCCGGCACCTCGGGGTGAGCAACGTGACCGCGGCCCAGCTGGACGAGGCGCTCGCGATCGCGCCGGTCGCCTGCGTGCAGAACATGTTCAACGTCTGGTCCCGCAACGACGACGCGCTGGTGGACCGGTGCAACGAGCAGATGATCGCGTACGTGCCGTACTTCCCGCTGGGCAGCGCGTTCCAGCCGATGGGCTCGACCGAGCGGCTGGACGGGGTGGCGGCCAAGCACGGGGTGTCGGTGCACCAGGTCGCGCTGGCCTGGCTGCTGCACCGCTCGCCCGCGATCCTGGTCATCCCGGGCTCGGGCGACCCGGCCCACGTCGAGGACAACGTGGCCGCGGCCGCGCTCCGGCTGGACCTCGACGACCTGGCCGCGCTGGAGGGCACCGCCGGCTGA